Proteins from a genomic interval of Kitasatospora herbaricolor:
- a CDS encoding SMI1/KNR4 family protein, translated as MTTLTVEESWTRIETWLARHTAVSRRLLRPAALPADIAAAELRLGVKFPPDLKDSLLRHDGVQLQDGTPTLGYYGPLSGVDDIVRSTEFLRNVGAGLAENEDAGEGEGEDAGEGGADLDEEERGQYANGPHERLLITLGIGWQSSDGLFLVTRPGPHQGRVGRYFDEDIPSFTPWPADRAGRAARVRARGSAVAADRRRALARLDGALRPAAGRPGDGPRHQVGSGGRPRRAAGERTAAAGPGRRAADADPGPLGA; from the coding sequence ATGACCACGCTCACCGTCGAAGAGTCCTGGACCCGCATCGAGACCTGGCTCGCACGACACACGGCCGTGAGCCGTCGGCTGCTCCGGCCGGCGGCACTCCCGGCGGACATCGCCGCTGCCGAACTCCGCCTCGGCGTGAAGTTCCCGCCGGACCTGAAGGACTCGCTGCTGCGCCACGACGGTGTCCAGCTCCAGGACGGAACGCCGACGTTGGGATACTACGGGCCGCTTTCCGGCGTCGATGACATCGTCCGGAGCACCGAGTTCCTGCGGAACGTCGGCGCGGGCCTCGCCGAGAACGAGGACGCGGGCGAGGGCGAGGGCGAGGACGCGGGCGAGGGCGGAGCCGATCTCGACGAGGAGGAACGCGGCCAGTACGCGAACGGGCCGCACGAACGGCTGCTGATCACCCTGGGCATCGGATGGCAGTCCTCCGACGGGCTCTTCCTGGTCACCCGTCCCGGCCCGCACCAGGGGCGCGTCGGCCGGTACTTCGACGAGGACATCCCTTCCTTCACCCCTTGGCCGGCTGACCGGGCCGGACGGGCAGCCCGTGTCCGGGCGCGGGGGTCAGCAGTGGCAGCGGATCGGCGTCGAGCCCTGGCCCGGCTCGACGGCGCCTTACGCCCTGCTGCTGGCCGCCCTGGCGACGGACCACGGCATCAGGTGGGATCCGGAGGCCGACCGCGACGAGCCGCCGGCGAGCGCACTGCTGCTGCCGGTCCTGGACGACGTGCCGCCGACGCGGACCCCGGTCCCCTCGGTGCGTGA
- a CDS encoding VOC family protein: protein MERTLSGPEASDALNDTGWRYLLDSLRTSVPARSLAEGVELAARAATACGEHADGHLQADVRRGQVLLTLQSPAEAAVTTRDIDLAHRISAAVRAAGSRTEPGAESEATRTVQLLEIAIDALDPAAVRPFWKAVLGYADAPGASGPAAPLADPVGQGPALWFQRMDRARPQRNRLHLDICVPHDEAPRRIEAALAAGGRLLSATRGAGVLGARRRRGQRGLRHHLAGAGLTRRTAGGRGTGGAAPGRGAGAGGGTPGRPGPAPRVPAPRPRPTR from the coding sequence GTGGAGCGGACGCTGAGCGGACCGGAAGCCTCGGACGCGCTGAACGACACCGGCTGGCGCTACCTGCTGGACAGCCTGCGGACATCGGTCCCGGCCCGGTCACTGGCCGAGGGTGTCGAGCTGGCGGCCCGCGCGGCGACGGCCTGCGGCGAACACGCCGACGGGCACCTCCAGGCCGACGTCCGGCGCGGGCAGGTGCTGCTCACCCTGCAATCGCCGGCCGAGGCCGCGGTTACCACGCGCGACATCGATCTCGCCCACCGGATCTCCGCCGCCGTCCGGGCGGCCGGCTCGCGCACGGAACCCGGGGCCGAGTCGGAGGCCACGCGGACGGTCCAGCTCCTGGAGATCGCGATCGACGCGCTGGACCCCGCGGCGGTCCGGCCGTTCTGGAAGGCCGTGCTGGGCTACGCCGACGCGCCCGGGGCGAGCGGCCCCGCCGCCCCGCTGGCCGACCCGGTCGGACAGGGGCCGGCGCTCTGGTTCCAGCGGATGGACCGGGCCCGCCCGCAGCGCAACCGCCTCCACCTCGACATCTGCGTGCCGCACGACGAGGCACCCCGGCGGATCGAGGCCGCCCTGGCCGCCGGCGGCCGGCTGCTGTCCGCGACCCGGGGCGCCGGCGTTCTGGGTGCTCGCCGACGCCGAGGGCAACGAGGCCTGCGTCACCACCTGGCAGGGGCGGGACTGACGAGGCGCACCGCCGGTGGACGCGGTACCGGTGGTGCCGCCCCCGGCCGAGGTGCCGGAGCAGGGGGCGGGACCCCGGGTCGGCCCGGGCCTGCTCCGAGGGTGCCTGCACCGCGTCCGCGTCCGACAAGGTGA
- a CDS encoding non-ribosomal peptide synthetase/MFS transporter — protein sequence MSDTQDLPADWSATKRALLAQRLKGAAAPARTVGRRPAGATPPLSSGQERLWFMEQFAPGSTAYALAPARRLRGPLDRAALDASLADLVARHEGLRMAFPTNDDGIAEVTVAEPGPFPARFLDVSAAEAGDPEPDPERRAAAAIQRAVAEPFDLATGPLLRALLVRIADEDHVLALVMHHIACDGWSVDILNRELSALYARHADGTGEALPEPEVQFGDYARWQRARLADGSLTASRAYWREELDGVPALELPADRPRPPVLTFEGAVHRFRWSAGVSDRIGELSRAYGASRYMVVMAAFQALLSRHSGQSDFAIGSPVAGRLHRELEDVVGPFVNMLPIRAALEPELTFGRLVSRVRETTLDAYSHQEVPFEQMVTDLAVERDVSRSAVFQTTFAFQNYGDRAAPGSPAMPLGNEGFGYESTTTHFDLALYMNELEDGLLGVLTYRTDLFDADTIARLADRFEVLVSAALADPDLPVSRLPLLTEAESAAVLGSWAAGPELPADGPATLTELIARSVAAAPEAPALVFEDRTLSYGELDLRANRLARRLRGLGVGPDTRVAVCLEQSPELAVALVAVLKAGGCYLPLDPEAPAARLDALVADAGAPVLITDTGLRGRLPRFAGAAVLVDTEPGDGDGSPLPELSGPDDLAYVIYTSGSTGTPKGVAVQHREILNYLAGAGDRLGIVPGASYGLLQSLSFDFSITMLYLALATGGRVHLLPRRIAGVELAERIETLGIDYLKMTPSHLAALTADVEARQLLPRRALVLGGEASAYAWARELAALGVCAVFNHYGPTEATVGVTVHEVPPADGTEVTGSTPIGRPLAGARCYVLDEHRRPVPPGVTGELYLGGERLARGYLGRDDLTAERFLEDPFAAPGARMYRTGDLARWRADGTLDFLGRGDHQIKVRGYRVEPGEIEAALTALPGVTQAVVVARGEGVKQTLVAYLEHPEPAAAPGTGELRAALLDVLPDYMIPARFVVLDRLPLQAHGKVDRKALPAPEEGAGASSAEWQEPTGEVEEFVAAMWAELLEAPRIGALDDFFELGGHSLLATQVVARMRRAYPELPTPIGVMDLFQHSTVRALAALVSAPRTDRGPRKLLHRLTPQRRTTASIVCAPYGGGSALIYKPLADALPEEWALHSIAVPGHELGEQAMPIEEVAEHTAQEILDGIEGRIVLYGHCGLGVMLTVEIARRLEAAGREVEAVHLGGIYPFARPKGRGSAVAERFAELAEKLRSDQGMVNALAAAGLDVDEVDPEQLRLIVRNRRVGTKEAERYFTRLFAEEGGGRLRAPVISVVGDRDPATEFYQERFREWHRITDTAAVVVLDEAGHFYLKYRAEELATVLTAVHRSIAAGTEDEHRRGEDDTWWLQDVSRSPLAAPQQSAEVIRPSMRRFLTVATGQQISMIGSALTEFALPVWIYLQTGSLVQFGLLAACGLVPGILAAPVAGAVIDRGDRRKIMIGGDIAAGLTQALMLVLYLAGSLEVWHAYVLIGVLSTALTFQRLAWGSAVPQLVPKRFLGRANGVVQMAFGFAQFLVPLFAVGLLAGIGLGGILGIDVLSYTAATAITLAVRFPKAMAWTRRESVTAEIRAGFQRSLGSRHFRSMLLYFAVLNIFLSPLFLLTTPLVLSFGELHDTGWVATGGGLGAVLGGLTLLVWGGPRHHRLRGVLLATLGLAAACFVTGLGPSLPVVAIGAFGMAFGLALVNGVYATIIQTKVPLRFHGRVIAVNTMVAWSTLPIGFAVVAPFGPRLAQPLMDDGGALASTVGRVIGTGEGRGIGLIYLLFGLAMAVLVLVCLCIPVLARFDREVPDAQSDDLVGLETLQARAKRAAPGAATAARTAGPAADPKNEVTRDRS from the coding sequence ATGAGTGATACGCAGGACCTCCCGGCAGACTGGTCCGCCACCAAGCGGGCCCTGCTCGCCCAGCGACTGAAGGGCGCGGCCGCACCGGCGCGGACCGTCGGACGCCGCCCTGCCGGCGCCACGCCGCCGCTCTCCAGCGGGCAGGAGCGGCTCTGGTTCATGGAGCAGTTCGCGCCCGGCAGCACGGCGTACGCGCTGGCCCCGGCCCGCCGGCTGCGGGGGCCGCTGGACCGGGCCGCGCTGGACGCCTCACTGGCCGACCTGGTGGCCCGGCACGAGGGTCTGCGGATGGCCTTCCCCACCAACGACGACGGCATCGCCGAAGTCACCGTCGCCGAGCCGGGGCCCTTCCCGGCCCGCTTCCTGGACGTCTCCGCGGCCGAGGCCGGCGACCCGGAGCCGGACCCGGAGCGCCGTGCCGCCGCCGCCATCCAGCGGGCCGTCGCCGAGCCCTTCGACCTCGCCACCGGCCCGCTGCTGCGCGCCCTGCTGGTCCGGATCGCCGACGAGGACCACGTCCTCGCCCTGGTGATGCACCACATAGCCTGCGACGGCTGGTCGGTGGACATCCTCAACCGCGAGCTGTCCGCCCTCTACGCCCGCCACGCCGACGGCACCGGCGAGGCCCTCCCCGAGCCGGAGGTCCAGTTCGGCGACTACGCCCGCTGGCAGCGGGCCCGGCTGGCCGACGGCTCGCTGACCGCCTCCCGCGCGTACTGGCGCGAGGAACTGGACGGCGTCCCGGCGCTGGAGCTGCCCGCCGACCGGCCGCGCCCGCCGGTGCTCACCTTCGAGGGCGCGGTGCACCGCTTCCGCTGGAGCGCCGGGGTGTCCGACCGGATCGGGGAGCTGTCGCGCGCCTACGGCGCCTCCCGGTACATGGTGGTGATGGCCGCCTTCCAGGCCCTGCTGTCCCGGCACAGCGGGCAGTCGGACTTCGCGATCGGCTCGCCGGTGGCGGGCCGCCTGCACCGCGAACTGGAGGACGTGGTCGGCCCGTTCGTCAACATGCTGCCGATCCGCGCCGCCCTCGAACCGGAGCTGACCTTCGGCCGGCTGGTCAGCCGGGTCCGCGAGACCACCCTGGACGCGTACTCCCACCAGGAGGTGCCGTTCGAGCAGATGGTCACCGACCTCGCCGTCGAGCGGGACGTCAGCCGCTCCGCCGTCTTCCAGACCACCTTCGCCTTCCAGAACTACGGCGACCGCGCCGCCCCCGGCAGCCCCGCCATGCCGCTCGGCAACGAGGGCTTCGGCTACGAGAGCACCACCACCCACTTCGACCTCGCGCTCTACATGAACGAGCTGGAGGACGGCCTGCTCGGCGTCCTCACCTACCGCACCGACCTCTTCGACGCGGACACCATCGCCCGGCTGGCCGACCGCTTCGAGGTGCTGGTGTCGGCCGCGCTCGCCGACCCCGACCTGCCGGTCTCCCGCCTGCCGCTGCTGACGGAGGCCGAGTCCGCCGCCGTCCTCGGCAGCTGGGCCGCCGGCCCGGAGCTGCCCGCCGACGGCCCCGCCACCCTCACCGAACTGATCGCCCGCAGCGTGGCGGCCGCCCCGGAGGCCCCGGCGCTGGTCTTCGAGGACCGCACGCTCTCCTACGGCGAACTCGACCTGCGGGCCAACCGGCTGGCCCGGCGGCTGCGCGGGCTCGGGGTCGGTCCTGACACCCGGGTCGCGGTCTGCCTGGAGCAGTCGCCGGAACTGGCGGTCGCCCTGGTGGCGGTGCTCAAGGCCGGCGGGTGCTACCTGCCGCTCGACCCGGAGGCCCCCGCCGCCCGGCTGGACGCCCTGGTGGCCGACGCCGGCGCACCGGTGCTGATCACCGACACCGGCCTGCGCGGCCGGCTGCCGCGGTTCGCCGGCGCCGCCGTCCTGGTCGACACCGAGCCCGGGGACGGGGACGGCTCGCCCCTGCCGGAGCTCTCCGGACCGGACGACCTCGCCTACGTGATCTACACCTCCGGCTCGACCGGCACCCCGAAGGGCGTCGCCGTCCAGCACCGCGAGATCCTCAACTACCTGGCGGGCGCGGGCGACCGGCTCGGCATCGTGCCGGGCGCGAGCTACGGGCTGCTGCAGTCGCTGTCCTTCGACTTCAGCATCACCATGCTCTACCTGGCGCTGGCCACCGGCGGGCGGGTCCACCTGCTGCCGCGCCGGATCGCCGGCGTCGAACTGGCCGAGCGGATCGAGACGCTGGGCATCGACTACCTCAAGATGACCCCCTCGCACCTGGCCGCGCTGACGGCCGACGTCGAGGCCCGGCAGCTGCTGCCGCGCCGCGCCCTGGTACTGGGCGGCGAGGCCAGTGCGTACGCCTGGGCACGCGAACTCGCCGCGCTCGGCGTCTGCGCCGTCTTCAACCACTACGGGCCCACCGAGGCCACCGTCGGCGTCACCGTGCACGAGGTGCCGCCCGCCGACGGCACCGAGGTCACCGGCAGCACCCCGATCGGCCGCCCGCTTGCCGGCGCCCGCTGCTACGTGCTGGACGAGCACCGCAGACCCGTCCCGCCGGGCGTCACCGGCGAGCTGTACCTCGGCGGCGAGCGGCTGGCCCGGGGCTACCTCGGCCGGGACGACCTCACCGCCGAGCGCTTCCTGGAGGACCCGTTCGCCGCCCCCGGCGCGCGGATGTACCGCACCGGCGACCTCGCGCGCTGGCGCGCCGACGGGACCCTGGACTTCCTCGGCCGCGGCGACCACCAGATCAAGGTCCGCGGGTACCGGGTGGAGCCCGGCGAGATCGAGGCGGCGCTGACCGCGCTGCCCGGCGTCACCCAGGCCGTGGTGGTCGCCCGGGGCGAGGGCGTCAAGCAGACCCTCGTCGCCTACCTGGAGCACCCGGAGCCGGCCGCCGCGCCGGGCACCGGCGAGCTGCGCGCCGCACTGCTGGACGTCCTGCCGGACTACATGATCCCGGCCCGGTTCGTCGTGCTGGACCGCCTGCCCCTGCAGGCCCACGGCAAGGTCGACCGCAAGGCGCTGCCCGCGCCCGAGGAGGGGGCCGGCGCCTCCTCGGCCGAGTGGCAGGAGCCCACCGGGGAGGTCGAGGAGTTCGTCGCCGCGATGTGGGCGGAGCTGCTCGAAGCCCCCCGGATCGGTGCCCTGGACGACTTCTTCGAACTCGGCGGCCACTCGCTGCTGGCCACCCAGGTGGTCGCCCGGATGCGTCGCGCCTACCCCGAACTCCCCACCCCGATCGGGGTGATGGACCTCTTCCAGCACTCCACCGTACGGGCCCTGGCCGCCCTGGTCTCCGCCCCGCGGACCGACCGGGGCCCGCGCAAGCTGCTGCACCGCCTCACCCCGCAGCGCCGCACCACCGCCAGCATCGTCTGCGCCCCCTACGGCGGCGGCAGCGCGCTGATCTACAAGCCGCTCGCCGACGCGCTGCCCGAGGAGTGGGCGCTGCACTCGATCGCGGTCCCCGGCCACGAGCTGGGCGAGCAGGCGATGCCGATCGAGGAGGTCGCCGAGCACACCGCGCAGGAGATCCTGGACGGCATCGAGGGCCGGATCGTGCTCTACGGGCACTGCGGCCTCGGCGTGATGCTCACCGTCGAGATCGCCCGCCGGCTGGAGGCGGCCGGCCGCGAGGTGGAGGCCGTGCACCTGGGCGGCATCTACCCGTTCGCCCGCCCCAAGGGCCGCGGCTCCGCCGTCGCCGAGCGCTTCGCCGAGCTGGCCGAGAAGCTGCGCAGCGACCAGGGCATGGTCAACGCGCTCGCCGCCGCCGGACTCGACGTGGACGAGGTGGACCCCGAGCAGCTGCGGCTGATCGTCCGCAACCGGCGGGTCGGTACCAAGGAGGCCGAGCGCTACTTCACCCGGCTCTTCGCCGAGGAGGGTGGCGGCCGGCTGCGCGCGCCGGTGATCTCCGTCGTCGGCGACCGGGACCCGGCCACCGAGTTCTACCAGGAGCGGTTCCGCGAGTGGCACCGGATCACCGACACCGCCGCCGTGGTGGTGCTGGACGAGGCCGGGCACTTCTACCTCAAGTACCGGGCCGAGGAGCTGGCCACCGTCCTGACCGCCGTGCACCGCTCGATCGCGGCCGGCACCGAGGACGAGCACCGCCGCGGTGAGGACGACACCTGGTGGCTGCAGGACGTCTCCCGCTCGCCGCTGGCCGCCCCGCAGCAGAGCGCCGAGGTGATCCGCCCCAGCATGCGGCGCTTCCTCACGGTCGCCACCGGCCAGCAGATCTCGATGATCGGCTCGGCGCTCACCGAGTTCGCCCTGCCGGTCTGGATCTACCTGCAGACCGGCTCGCTGGTCCAGTTCGGACTGCTCGCCGCCTGCGGCCTGGTCCCCGGAATCCTGGCCGCACCCGTCGCCGGCGCCGTGATCGACCGGGGCGACCGCCGCAAGATCATGATCGGCGGCGACATCGCGGCCGGCCTCACCCAGGCCCTGATGCTCGTCCTCTACCTGGCCGGGAGCCTGGAGGTCTGGCACGCCTACGTCCTCATCGGCGTGCTCTCCACCGCCCTCACCTTCCAGCGCCTCGCCTGGGGCTCCGCCGTCCCGCAGCTGGTGCCCAAGCGCTTCCTCGGACGGGCCAACGGCGTGGTCCAGATGGCCTTCGGCTTCGCGCAGTTCCTGGTACCGCTGTTCGCCGTCGGACTGCTCGCCGGCATCGGCCTCGGCGGCATCCTCGGCATCGACGTGCTCAGCTACACCGCCGCCACGGCCATCACCCTCGCCGTACGCTTCCCCAAGGCGATGGCCTGGACCCGCCGCGAGTCGGTCACCGCCGAGATCCGGGCCGGCTTCCAACGGTCCCTCGGCAGCCGGCACTTCCGCTCGATGCTGCTCTACTTCGCGGTCCTCAACATCTTCCTCTCCCCGCTCTTCCTGCTCACCACCCCGCTGGTGCTCTCCTTCGGCGAACTGCACGACACCGGCTGGGTCGCCACCGGCGGCGGCCTCGGCGCGGTGCTCGGAGGCCTCACCCTGCTGGTCTGGGGCGGCCCCCGGCACCACCGGCTGCGCGGCGTGCTGCTGGCCACCCTCGGCCTGGCGGCGGCCTGCTTCGTCACCGGCCTCGGCCCGAGCCTGCCGGTGGTCGCGATCGGCGCCTTCGGCATGGCCTTCGGACTGGCCCTGGTCAACGGCGTCTACGCCACCATCATCCAGACCAAGGTGCCGCTGCGGTTCCACGGCCGGGTGATCGCCGTCAACACCATGGTCGCCTGGTCGACCCTGCCGATCGGCTTCGCCGTGGTCGCGCCCTTCGGCCCCCGGCTGGCCCAGCCGCTGATGGACGACGGCGGCGCCCTCGCCTCCACCGTCGGCCGGGTGATCGGCACCGGCGAGGGCCGCGGCATCGGCCTGATCTACCTGCTGTTCGGCCTCGCCATGGCGGTGCTCGTGCTGGTCTGCCTCTGCATCCCCGTCCTGGCGCGGTTCGACCGCGAGGTGCCCGACGCCCAGTCCGACGACCTGGTTGGCCTGGAGACCCTGCAAGCCCGCGCGAAGCGCGCCGCGCCCGGCGCCGCGACCGCCGCCCGCACCGCCGGCCCGGCGGCCGACCCGAAGAACGAGGTGACCCGTGACCGGTCCTGA
- a CDS encoding non-ribosomal peptide synthetase, with protein sequence MTGPDPAAGPALTHPLTAEQRRLWFLLQLDPDDAGFNMYLAHRWSGPLDQGALRAALARLTARHDILRTRFELRGEEPVQVVGPPAAVDLAVRELPTEAGESAEDLERRFTEAAAPYVNTPFDLAAAPPLRALLFTAKGGGEHAVVVVLHHIVSDGWSAGTMWRELLALYREEIGEAPADLPELALQYGDFARAEQARTAAADPDEAYRYWYGRLQGISALTLPTDRPRPAGGTHPAAFHDVELGPELTAGLDRLAREQRCTPFMVLLAVHQSVLARWTGQEDFAVGTPLAGRNEVAHEALLGYFSRTAVVRADLTGEPDFRTVLRRVRSATMAALSHQDIPEERLATELELPSLPGHSALYQTMFVHQSQHDLTAAGAGPGPAGVRLAPMNSGFARAKTELLLDSWRTEGGGLTLSFCYDLDVFEHSTVQALAGRFTSLLGRVVEDPELPLHGDWFLDPDERAALLAQGTGPAAGPARPILERFAAQVAARPGAPALEYDGETLDYAELDRRSTLLAQRLGDRRGHAVAVRIEPSFALVTALLAIWKAGAGYLPLDPAHPEERQRLMTREADASLLLTGGDTPDLGLPVLVVPTEWPAGEAAPEALPGTAPDGVAYILYTSGSTGTPKGVVVEHGALAERVDWMAGDGYHLQPSDRVVQFASIGFDTHAEEIWPALTAGACCVLLPGGGRMLPDLLRSPHGSTVTVLDLPTAYWHELVSLGEQTPWPAALRLVILGGSEASAQAVARWRERHGDRVRLVNTYGPTEATVIVTSADLGAADTAGRPPLGRPLPGVRCYVLDRRGQLLAPGSEGELHLGGSGLARGYLARPELTAEHFRPDPFAGPGARMYRTGDRARWRTDGRLDYLGRADDQVKIRGYRIEPAEIENALTTHPAVARAVVVVRDGRRLIGYAVPRQGAEPATAALREHLAARLPAFMVPDALVLVDALPLTANGKPDLAALPEPDPAGGLGGEYLAPRTDAEVLVVELWQEVLGVAKVGALDDFFQLGGDSLLVTRVVARIRATIGLDVPIRDVFESATPATLAARIEALLIAEIDALSEDEAAGRLTD encoded by the coding sequence GTGACCGGTCCTGACCCGGCGGCCGGCCCCGCCCTGACCCACCCGCTGACCGCCGAACAGCGCCGGCTCTGGTTCCTCCTGCAACTGGACCCGGACGACGCCGGCTTCAACATGTACCTGGCGCACCGCTGGAGCGGGCCGCTGGACCAGGGCGCCCTGCGCGCCGCACTGGCCCGGCTGACCGCCCGGCACGACATCCTGCGCACCCGGTTCGAACTGCGCGGCGAGGAGCCCGTCCAGGTGGTCGGCCCGCCCGCCGCCGTGGACCTCGCCGTCCGCGAACTGCCCACCGAGGCCGGGGAGTCCGCCGAGGACCTGGAGCGCCGCTTCACCGAGGCCGCCGCCCCGTACGTCAACACGCCCTTCGACCTGGCCGCCGCCCCGCCGCTGCGCGCCCTGCTGTTCACCGCCAAGGGCGGCGGTGAGCACGCCGTGGTCGTCGTCCTGCACCACATCGTCTCGGACGGCTGGTCGGCCGGCACGATGTGGCGCGAGCTGCTCGCCCTCTACCGCGAGGAGATCGGCGAGGCGCCCGCGGATCTGCCCGAACTCGCCCTCCAGTACGGTGACTTCGCGCGGGCCGAACAGGCCAGGACGGCCGCCGCGGACCCCGACGAGGCCTACCGCTACTGGTACGGGCGGCTGCAGGGCATCTCTGCGCTGACCCTGCCCACCGACCGCCCCCGGCCCGCCGGCGGGACCCACCCCGCCGCCTTCCACGACGTCGAACTCGGGCCGGAACTCACCGCCGGCCTGGACCGGCTCGCCCGCGAACAGCGCTGCACCCCGTTCATGGTGCTGCTCGCAGTCCACCAGAGCGTGCTGGCCCGCTGGACCGGCCAGGAGGACTTCGCCGTCGGCACCCCGCTGGCCGGCCGCAACGAGGTCGCCCACGAGGCCCTGCTCGGGTACTTCAGCCGTACCGCCGTCGTCCGGGCCGACCTCACCGGCGAGCCGGACTTCCGGACCGTGCTGCGCCGGGTCCGCTCCGCCACCATGGCGGCGCTCAGCCACCAGGACATCCCCGAGGAGCGGCTGGCCACCGAGCTCGAACTGCCCAGCCTGCCGGGCCACTCGGCGCTCTACCAGACCATGTTCGTGCACCAGAGCCAGCACGACCTGACCGCCGCCGGCGCCGGCCCCGGGCCCGCGGGCGTCCGGCTGGCCCCGATGAACTCCGGCTTCGCCCGCGCCAAGACCGAACTCCTGCTGGACAGCTGGCGCACCGAGGGCGGCGGCCTGACCCTCTCCTTCTGCTACGACCTGGACGTCTTCGAGCACTCCACCGTCCAGGCCCTGGCCGGCCGCTTCACCTCGCTGCTGGGCAGGGTCGTCGAGGACCCGGAACTCCCGCTGCACGGCGACTGGTTCCTCGACCCGGACGAGCGGGCGGCGCTGCTCGCCCAGGGCACCGGCCCCGCCGCGGGCCCCGCCCGCCCGATCCTGGAACGCTTCGCCGCCCAGGTCGCCGCCCGGCCCGGCGCACCCGCCCTGGAGTACGACGGCGAAACCCTCGACTACGCCGAACTCGACCGCCGCTCCACCCTGCTGGCCCAGCGGCTCGGCGACCGGCGGGGACACGCCGTCGCCGTCCGGATCGAACCCTCCTTCGCCCTGGTGACCGCCCTGCTGGCGATCTGGAAGGCCGGCGCGGGCTACCTCCCGCTCGACCCGGCGCACCCCGAGGAGCGCCAGCGGCTGATGACCCGGGAGGCGGACGCGAGCCTGCTGCTCACCGGCGGCGACACCCCCGACCTCGGCCTGCCCGTCCTCGTCGTCCCGACCGAGTGGCCGGCCGGGGAAGCAGCGCCCGAGGCCCTCCCCGGCACCGCCCCGGACGGCGTCGCGTACATCCTCTACACCTCCGGCTCCACCGGCACCCCCAAGGGCGTGGTGGTCGAGCACGGCGCGCTCGCCGAGCGCGTCGACTGGATGGCCGGCGACGGCTACCACCTGCAACCCTCCGACCGGGTCGTCCAGTTCGCCTCCATCGGCTTCGACACCCACGCCGAGGAGATCTGGCCCGCCCTGACCGCCGGCGCCTGCTGCGTCCTGCTGCCGGGCGGCGGCCGGATGCTCCCCGACCTGCTGCGCTCGCCGCACGGCAGCACGGTCACCGTGCTGGACCTGCCCACCGCCTACTGGCACGAACTGGTCTCGCTGGGTGAGCAGACGCCGTGGCCGGCCGCGCTGCGGCTGGTCATCCTCGGCGGCTCGGAGGCCTCCGCGCAGGCCGTCGCCCGCTGGCGCGAGCGGCACGGCGACCGGGTGCGCCTGGTCAACACCTACGGCCCCACCGAGGCCACCGTCATCGTCACCAGCGCCGACCTGGGCGCCGCCGACACCGCCGGCCGCCCGCCGCTGGGCCGCCCGCTGCCCGGCGTGCGCTGCTACGTCCTGGACCGGCGCGGGCAACTGCTGGCGCCCGGCTCGGAGGGTGAACTCCACCTCGGCGGCAGCGGGTTGGCCCGCGGCTACCTGGCCCGCCCCGAGCTGACCGCCGAGCACTTCCGGCCCGACCCGTTCGCCGGCCCCGGCGCCCGGATGTACCGCACCGGCGACCGGGCCCGCTGGCGCACCGACGGCCGGCTGGACTACCTCGGCCGGGCCGACGACCAGGTGAAGATCCGCGGTTACCGGATCGAGCCCGCCGAGATCGAGAACGCCCTCACCACCCACCCGGCGGTGGCCCGCGCGGTGGTCGTGGTCCGCGACGGGCGCCGGCTGATCGGCTACGCCGTGCCCCGGCAGGGCGCCGAACCCGCGACCGCCGCGCTGCGCGAGCACCTGGCCGCCCGGCTGCCCGCCTTCATGGTCCCGGACGCGCTGGTCCTGGTGGACGCGCTGCCGCTGACCGCCAACGGCAAGCCCGACCTGGCCGCCCTGCCGGAGCCGGACCCGGCCGGCGGGCTCGGCGGCGAGTACCTGGCACCGCGGACCGACGCCGAGGTGCTGGTCGTGGAGCTGTGGCAGGAGGTGCTCGGGGTCGCCAAGGTCGGCGCCCTCGACGACTTCTTCCAACTCGGCGGGGACTCCCTGCTGGTGACCAGGGTGGTGGCCCGGATCCGCGCCACCATCGGCCTGGACGTCCCGATCCGCGACGTCTTCGAGAGCGCCACCCCGGCCACCCTGGCCGCCCGGATCGAGGCACTGCTGATCGCCGAGATCGACGCCCTGTCCGAGGACGAGGCCGCCGGGCGGCTCACGGACTGA